caaaatgtgcccaaaattgacttgtaggaaaggggtaccaagaggtggttaaaggatgtttaattgcatgtacgtgatattaacatgttaattgtatcaatatatggggaaagtgactcttatggggtgcaaagtgactctaatatggtgaaaagtgacttacatggttgattagagccaaaatgtggaataaaattaacttgtatgaaagtggcattaataggcggtaaaaggatgtcaaattggatatatatgatgttaacatgttaattgttgtatatatggtggaacgtgactcctatatgatgaaaaatgactctaatgttgtgaaaagtgacttacatggttgataagaaccaaaatgtggaacaaaattgatatgtatgaaagtagaattaagaggtggtaaaaggatgtcaaatcggatgtatatgatgttaacatgttaattatacatatagattgtggaaagtgagtcatatagggtgcaaaatgactctaatatggtgaaaagtgacttacatggttaattagaaccagaatgtggaccaaaattgacttgtattaatgtggcactaagaggtggtaaaaggatttttaattgcatgcacatgatgttaacatgttaattgtaccaatatatgatggcaagtgactcttataaggtgcaaagtgactctaatatggtgagaagtcacttacatgattgattagagccaaaatgtgcccaaatttgacttgtaggaaaggggtacgaagaggtggttaaaggatatttaattgcatgtacatgatattaacatgttaattgtatcaatatatggggaaagtgactcttatagggtgcaaagtgactccaatatggtgaaaagtgacttacattgttgattagagccaaaatgtgcaataaaattagcttgtatgaatgtggcattaataagtggtaaaaggatgttaaattggatgtatatgatgttaacatgttaattattgtatatatggagGAAAGTGtctcttatagagtgcaaagtgactccagtatggtgaaaagtgacttacatggttgattagaaccaaaatgtggaacaaaattgacctgtaggaaagtggaactaataggtggtaaaaggatgtcaaattggatgtatatgatgttagcatgttaattatacaaatagattgtggaaagtgactcatatagggtgcaaattgactttaatatggtgaaaagtgacttacatggtttattagaaccaaaatgtggaccaaaactgacttgtatgaatgtggcactaaaggttgtaaaaggatttctaaatgcatgtacatgatgttaacatattaattgtaccaatatatgatggcaagtgactcttataaggtgcaaagtgactctaatatggtgagaagtcacttacatgattgattagagccaaaatgcggtccaaaattgacttgtaagaaaggggtaccaagaggtggttaaaggatgtttaattgcatgtacatgatgttaacatgttaattgtatcaatatatggggaaagtgactgttatagggtgcaaagtgactctaatatggtgaaaagtgacttacatggttgattagagccaaaatgtgaaataatattaacttgtatgaaagtggcattaaaaggggttaaaaggatgtcaaattggatatatatgatgttaacatgttaattgttgtatatatagtggaaagtgactcctatagggtgcaaaatgactctaatatggggaaaagtgacttacatggttgattagaaccaaaatgtggaacaaaattgatctgtatgaaagtagaattaagaggcggtaaaaggatgtcaaatcggatgtatatgatgttaacatgttaattatacaaatatatggtggaaagtgactcatatagggtgcaaaatgactctaatatggtgaaaagtgacatacatggttaattagaaccaaaatgtggaccaaaattgacttgtatgaatgtggcactaagaggttgtaaaaggatttttaattgcatgtacatgatgtaaacatgttaattgtaccaatatatgatggcaagtgactcttataaggtgcaaagtgactctaatatggtgagaagtcacttacatgattgattagagccaaaatgtgcccaaaattgacttgtaggaaaggggtaccaagaggtggttaaaggatgtttaattgcatgtacgtgatattaacatgttaattgtatcaatatatggggaaagtgactcttatggggtgcaaagtgactctaatatggtgaaaagtgacttacatggttgattagagccaaaatgtggaataaaattaacttgtatgaaagtggcattaataggcggtaaaaggatgtcaaattggatatatatgatgttaacatgttaattgttgtatatatggtggaatgtgactcctatagggtgaaaaatgactctaatgttgtgaaaagtgacttacatggttgattagaaccaaaatgtggaacaaaattgatctgtatgaaagtagaattaagaggtggtaaaaggatgtcaaatcagatgtatatgatgttaacatgttaattatacatatagattgtggaaagtgagtcatatagggtgcaaaatgactctaatatggtgaaaagtgacttacatggttaattagaaccagaatgtggactaaaattgacttgtattaatgtggcactaagaggtggtaaaaggatttttaattgcatgcacatgatgttaacatgttaattgtaccaatatatgatggcaagtgactcttataaggtgcaaagtgactctaatatggtgagaagtcacttacatgattgattagagccaaaatgtgcccaaatttgacttgtaggaaaggggtacgaagaggtggttaaaggatatttaattgcatgtacatgatattaacatgttaattgtatcaatatatggggaaagtgactcttatagggtgcaaagtgactccaatatggagaaaagtgacttacattgttgattagagccaaaatgtgcaataaaattagcttgtatgaatgtggcattaataagtggtaaaaggatgttttttttttttttttgttaaataaaattatataacacaGAAACATCAATTACAAAATCCGGGGGCATACCCCACGAGAACCAACCTGTTACCTATCAACTAACAGCAAAAGAACTAATCTAGAACTATATTTACAATGATTAGTACATATTTAGAATTAAGGTACTGTCCGCAGCTGCTTCCTTTTGGAACCGCCTGTTAGTTGATAGCTTCTCTCTCATTATTTGCTTGATGTGATGGACCAGTTGATGAGTTGTTTTAATCTTCCCCGGGTTATGCACACGTCTGTTCCTTTCACCCCAAATGGTATGCCCAACTACCGACAGAAAAAGAAAAGCCACAAATTCTTGTATTTTCCTCAGCTGCACCCTAAAGAAATGTCCTTGCATATAGGAAATCCAGTCCCGCACAAAAGGGAAATCCATACTACTCATAACTAAGTTCGTAAACGGACAATCAGTAAGTAAATGTTCAATACACTCTAGCTGTGCATTGCATAAAATACAGTTCCCATCCACTAGCATACCAATTCTTATCATCCGATCTCTAGTCATCAATCTGTTATGGAATGCTAACCACATAAAGAACGAACAGTTCGGTATATTAAAAGGGTGCCACACCGCCTTAACCCATGGAGGTTCTGCATGATGAGCATGAATTCCGTGATAAATAGAGGCTATAGATGCTTCGTCTGAATCACCCCAAAGAATTGAGTCTGTGCGCCCTATGTTAACCAAACTAACCCTCCTTCGAAAATCCATAACTGTGGTATGGTTCGAAATGGGCAAGTCCCAATTAGACCCAGCAATAAGAGCACCCACCCTCTCCATGTTGACTGTGTTTGTAACCGAGAAAATACCAGGACCATAACAGTTCAACAAAGGTCCTCCCTCCGTCCAGGGATCATGCCAGACCAAAAACTCCGAATTTGGACCCACCTTATATTTTACAAATGACAGGGCTTCCTCCCTAGCTTTGAGAATTTTcttagagtgcaaagtgactccagtatggtgaaaagtgacttacatggttgattagaaccaaaatgtggaacaaaattgacctgtaggaaagttgaactaataggtggtaaaaggatgtcaaattggatgtatatgatgttagcatgttaatatgttaattatacaaatagattgtggaaagtgactaatatagggtgcaaattgactttaatatgctgaaaagtgacttacatggtttattagaaccaaaatgtggaccaaaattgacttgtatgaatgtggcactaaaaggttgtaaaaggatttctaaatgcatgtacatgatgttaacatattaattgtaccaatatatgatggcaagtgactcttataaggtgcaaagtgactctaatatggtgagaagtcacttacatgattgattagagccaaaatgcggtccaaaattgacttgtaagaaaggggtaccaagaggtggttaaaggatgtttaattgcatgtacatgatgttaacatgttaattgtatcaatatatggggaaagtgactgttatagggtgcaaagtgactctaatatggtgaaaagtgacttacatggttgattagagccaaaatgtggaataatattaacttgtatgaaagtggcattaaaaggggttaaaaggatgtcaaattggatatatatgatgttaacatgttaattgttgtatatatggtggaaagtgactcctatagggtgcaaaatgactctaatatggggaaaagtgacttacatggttgattagaaccaaaatgtggaacaaaattgatctgtatgaaagtagaattaagaggtggtaaaaggatgtcaaatcggatgtatatgatgttaacatgttaattatacaaatatatggtggaaagtgactcatatagggtgcaaaatgactctaatatggtgaaaagtgacttacatggttaattagaaccaaaatgtggaccaaaattgacttgtatgaatgtgggactaagaggttgtaaaaggatttttaattgcatgtacatgatgtaaacatgttaattgtaccaatatatgatggcaagtgactcttataaggtgcaaagtgactctaatatggtgagaagtcacttacatgattgattagagccaaaatgtgcccaaaattgacttgtaggaaaggggtaccaagaggtggttaaaggatgtttaattgcatgtacgtgatattaacatgttaattgtatcaatatatggggaaagtgactcttatggggtgcaaagtgactctaatatggtgaaaagtgacttacatggttgattagagacaaaatgtggaataaaattaacttgtatgaaagtggcattaataggcggtaaaaggatgtcaaattggatatatatgatgttaacatgttaattgttgtatatatggtggaacgtgactcctatagggtgaaaaatgactctaatgttgtgaaaagtgacttacatggttgattagaaccaaaatgtggaacaaaattgatctgtatgaaagtagaattaagaggtggtaaaaggatgtcaaatcagatgtatatgatgttaacatgttaattatacatatagattgtggaaagtgagtcatatagggtgcaaaatgactctaatacggtgaaaagtgacttacatggttaattagaaccagaatgtggaccaaaattgacttgtattaatgtggcactaaaaggtggtaaaaggatttttaattgcatgcacatgatgttaacatgttaattgtaccaatatatgatggcaagtgactcttataaggtgcaaagtgactctaatatggtgagaagtcacttacatgattgattagagccaaaatgtgcccaaatttgacttgtaggaaaggggtacgaagaggtggttaaaggatgtttaattgcatgtacatgatattaacatgttaattgtatcaatatatggggaaagtgactcttatagggtgcaaagtgactccaatatggtgaaaagtgacttagattgttgattagagccaaaatgtggaataaaatttgcttgtatgaatgtggcattaataagtggtaaaaggatgttaaattggatgtatatgatgttaacattttaattattgta
The Apium graveolens cultivar Ventura unplaced genomic scaffold, ASM990537v1 ctg4664, whole genome shotgun sequence DNA segment above includes these coding regions:
- the LOC141702109 gene encoding uncharacterized protein LOC141702109, whose translation is MERVGALIAGSNWDLPISNHTTVMDFRRRVSLVNIGRTDSILWGDSDEASIASIYHGIHAHHAEPPWVKAVWHPFNIPNCSFFMWLAFHNRLMTRDRMIRIGMLVDGNCILCNAQLECIEHLLTDCPFTNLVMSSMDFPFVRDWISYMQGHFFRVQLRKIQEFVAFLFLSVVGHTIWGERNRRVHNPGKIKTTHQLVHHIKQIMREKLSTNRRFQKEAAADSTLILNMY